The Chrysoperla carnea chromosome X, inChrCarn1.1, whole genome shotgun sequence genome includes a region encoding these proteins:
- the LOC123302315 gene encoding vitellogenin-like — MKSFFVCLLVGYVCATGSLTSNAWKSNTEYQYKVHGRTLAALHDVADQYVGVLVRANLRINPRTNDLLSAQITNPEYAQIHVNLPGGWESEIPQEQLHYKPLPLNNKPFEIELVNGVVKQVLVEKNIPNWEANLIKSLVSQIQVDMQGQNLMSSRYNQKPEMNENSGNYKTMEDTVTGKCETLYDVFPLPEHVLQNRPQIAPLPDLKGDGEIIGIVKTKNYSNCDQIVEAHFGLPETFTENINGNLKNFLSKSSISLVVISGNLKRYTIQSSVTTNKIIVSPTLYNSQNGMVVSRFNITLEKVQSSTEEKPKLQSPVSVGNLVYSYNSPFAAENQVHAGKPNTVRQSVNRNEIDFDSESSEERRNHEKRERSTRSIHSDKWGRDMSSSDSSEETSDSSYDADDYQPLPTLQHAPENPLLPLFIGNRGRSVKFAIESAHSIMRIVQELSHQIENPNLIPKDQLLSRFPLLVGLIRMMNAAELKDIGQKLFDKKQQQQENVNAQLAWKVYRDAVTESGTGPALLTIKEWIQTKKISGEEAAAILASLANNVSHPTEEYVRVFYEMSTNAQVKSQKYLNETAILATSDLVRIAFVNYQHEKSRSLKSFRKLTSELTKYNFITKEYIPYLSQMLQEAQQNDDSKKIQVCIRALGNVAHPQILSVFKPYLEGERPLTDFQRLLMVVAMDHLVYTYPKEARSVLYKIYSNSGDSTQVRAAAVFQFMRTQPPASMLQRMAEYTHVEPSKHVRCAIKSSIEAASQLKGQQHAELAANARSAIKMLNPETYGQQYAHASLYEHVFEHLNLYYKQYMSVMRGEDNIIPNYLHYSMHINEGGLSQKLMSMNAMVSSVRSLIALVQENLPIESPEIAKEQSNKVAQQWVDKIAKLLNIQVDDDVKVEANLLFQHLGYKRFFALDKHSFEQIPTLLREAFVALRDGQKFNYTKLYNDEDITINIPTEMSFPFTFTVRKPTLINIGGQVQIGPNTKDNVMLNSEVELLYSSKIESQIGFVTPFDSQMYVAGFDRNIQVHLPVSVRVTYNLKEQLLNMKLAPLYPEQNNKIIHYSTWPYTSNINLLTVSDLAKQQRHIVHVRPHQESEYTYGQENGIAYRMKVESEQSPAEWRILNNMAEKYNVLSPIVFVWKSWLSNSLHASNLNVEYVHELSTSRYVSIDMSHRHADQTEEVSKNTNLAKVPFEQRVTRQIEALNVVRSEIDRAVGKVYDVAVQFSGENQPKYVATLSHAKSHAENHFRQLLFLAKYGRNPYQIWVSADTKGTQSPALDFVKALQGDSHLNTEIKMKFGECYQRGAEINVNARFEKSQERRQALQSSPMAQLYARQMEQNMHQTPIGANLTVQATLMDRLNIRAQFDRVDDVTRNMTEKLWSTIQHFGYKYLERNQVNATGSGSTQKINIHVEFEPENFESANITVQTPKSDVVFRNVLIKNKAVRSLVAIRPESNPLRNYYAAMYQRIESETAAVLEGSSVTTFNNRTYQVALGHCYHIFLQTVKHLQREIQDNDLRYTILVRDSEQEKYKDVKILFGYEGYSRELKLQPNYDHQAPFSAENSAVVVYLDQNRIEVPVKDGYYVKDSNNRVYARIYLQPSGYLRVEFSHDLVVYFDSLIVKVTLHDQYQGQTRGLVGRNNNEPWLDFTCPRNTLLQDQRQFAASWAIVDETCQGPAVEQQKLASAAHSAERKTMFTNVISDKDAHNHEKKTECHTKHQTRYTIENNGKTICFTTRAIPVCQKGCRHSKNSEKTVDVHCLKRTSTVNLYKQQIDKGASPDFSGKPVTKSIKIKIPITCA; from the exons ATGAAGTCATTCTTCGTCTGTCTGCTCG ttggtTACGTCTGCGCCACTGGTTCTTTAACTAGCAACGCTTGGAAATCAAACACAGAATACCAATACAAAGTCCATGGACGTACATTAGCAGCATTACACGATGTTGCTGATCAATATGTTGGTGTACTTGTACGAGCCAATCTTCGAATTAATCCACGTACGAATGACCTTCTCAGTGCTCAAATAACCAATCCAGAATATGCCCAAATTCATGTCAACTTACCAGGTGGTTGGGAATCAGAAATTCCTCAAGAACAACTTCACTACAAACCCTTACCTCTGAACAATAAACCATTTGAAATTGAACTCGTAAATGGTGTTGTCAAGCAAGTTttggttgaaaaaaatatcCCAAATTGGGAagccaatttaattaaatcattggTATCTCAAATTCAAGTTGATATGCAAGGTCAAAACTTGATGTCATCACGTTACAATCAAAAACctgaaatgaatgaaaacagCGGCAACTACAAAACGATGGAGGACACAGTCACTGGAAAATGTGAAACTCTTTACGATGTTTTCCCTCTGCCAGAACATGTTTTACAAAACAGACCTCAAATTGCACCTTTACCAGATCTTAAAGGTGATGGTGAAATTATTGGTattgttaaaactaaaaactacaGCAACTGTGATCAAATTGTGGAAGCACACTTTGGATTACCAGAGACATTCACTGAAAACATtaatggaaatttgaaaaactttttatct AAATCATCCATCAGTTTGGTTGTAATTTCTGGAAATCTTAAACGTTACACCATTCAATCATCAGTAACCACAAACAAAATTATCGTCAGCCCAACATTATACAACAGCCAAAATGGTATGGTTGTAAGTCGCTTCAATATCACTTTAGAAAAAGTACAATCATCCACAGAAGAAAAACCTAAATTGCAATCACCAGTTTCCGTTGGAAATCTCGTATACTCTTACAACAGTCCATTCGCTGCTGAAAATCAAGTTCATGCCGGAAAACCAAACACAGTACGTCAATCAGTTAATagaaatgaaattgattttgatagCGAAAGCAGTGAAGAACGTAGAAATCACGAAAAACGTGAACGGTCAACTCGCTCCATCCACTCCGATAAATGGGGCCGAGATATGTCATCATCTGATTCCAGCGAAGAAACTAGCGATAGCAGTTATGATGCTGACGACTATCAACCCTTGCCAACCTTACAACATGCTCCCGAAAATCCATTATTACCATTGTTCATTGGAAATCGCGGTCGATCAGTTAAATTCGCAATTGAGTCAGCTCATTCAATCATGAGAATTGTACAAGAACTTTCACATCAAATTGAAAATCCAAATCTCATTCCAAAAGATCAATTATTATCAAGATTTCCTTTATTAGTTGGTCTCATCCGTATGATGAATGCCGCTGAATTAAAAGACATtggtcaaaaattatttgacaagaaacaacaacaacaagaaaaTGTCAACGCTCAACTTGCATGGAAAGTATACCGAGATGCCGTTACTGAATCAGGAACAGGTCCAGCTTTATTAACCATTAAAGAATGGatccaaaccaaaaaaattagcGGAGAAGAAGCTGCTGCCATCTTAGCATCACTCGCCAATAATGTTTCCCACCCAACTGAAGAATACGTTCGAGTATTTTATGAAATGAGCACCAATGCTCAAGTCAAATCGCAAAAATACCTTAACGAAACTGCCATATTAGCAACTTCAGACCTTGTTCGTATTGCATTCGTTAACTATCAACATGAAAAGAGCCGTTCCTTGAAGAGTTTCCGTAAGTTAACATCAGAACTTACCAAATACAACTTCATTACAAAGGAATACATACCATACTTATCACAAATGTTACAAGAAGCTCAACAAAATGACGACAGCAAAAAAATCCAAGTATGCATTCGTGCTTTAGGAAATGTCGCACATCCTCAAATATTGTCTGTATTCAAACCATACTTGGAAGGTGAACGTCCATTAACCGATTTCCAACGTCTTTTAATGGTTGTTGCTATGGATCATTTGGTATATACTTACCCTAAAGAAGCACGAtctgttttatacaaaatttactcCAACTCTGGTGATTCCACTCAAGTTCGTGCAGCTGCCGTCTTCCAATTCATGCGTACTCAACCACCAGCAAGTATGCTCCAACGCATGGCTGAATATACACATGTAGAACCAAGCAAACATGTTCGGTGTGCTATCAAATCATCCATTGAAGCAGCCAGTCAACTTAAAGGGCAACAACATGCTGAACT cGCTGCCAATGCCAGATCAGCCATCAAAATGTTAAATCCTGAAACATATGGTCAACAATATGCTCACGCCAGCCTTTATGAACACGTTTTTGAACATTTGAACTTATACTACAAACAATACATGAGTGTTATGCGAGGTGAAGATAACATCATTCCAAACTACTTGCACTACTCAATGCACATTAATGAAGGAGGACTCTCACAAAAATTGATGAGT ATGAATGCCATGGTATCCAGTGTAAGATCATTGATTGCTTTAGTTCAAGAGAATTTACCAATTGAATCACCTGAAATTGCCAAAGAACAATCAAACAAAGTTGCACAACAATGGGTTGACAAAATCGCTAAACTTTTGAACATCCAAGTAGATGACGACGTCAAAGTTGAAGCCAACCTTTTATTCCAACATCTTGGTTACAAACGATTCTTTGCTTTAGACAAACATTCTTTCGAACAAATCCCCACATTACTCCGTGAAGCTTTTGTCGCATTACGTGATGGTCAAAAATTCAACTATACCAAATTATATAACGATGAAGATATTACCATCAATATTCCAACAGAAATGAGTTTCCCATTCACATTTACTGTACGCAAACCAACACTCATCAATATTGGAGGACAAGTACAAATTGGTCCAAATACCAAAGATAATGTAATGTTAAATAGTGAAGTTGAATTATTGTACTCATCAAAAATTGAATCTCAAATTGGATTTGTTACACCATTCGATAGCCAAATGTATGTTGCTGGTTTTGATAGAAATATTCAAGTCCACTTACCCGTCAGTGTACGAGTTACATACAACTTAAAGGAGCAACTTCTCAACATGAAATTGGCACCATTATACCcagaacaaaataataaaatcattcacTACAGTACCTGGCCATATACTTCAAACATTAATCTTTTAACCGTGTCTGATTTAGCTAAACAACAAAGGCATATTGTTCATGTAAGACCACACCAAGAATCAGAATATACTTATGGACAAGAAAATGGTATTGCATATCGCATGAAAGTAGAATCTGAACAATCACCCGCTGAATGGCGCATTCTTAACAATATGGCTGAAAAATACAATGTTTTATCTCCAATTGTCTTTGTTTGGAAAAGTTGGCTCAGCAATTCTCTCCATGCCAGCAATTTGAATGTCGAATATGTTCATGAATTATCTACTTCTCGTTATGTATCCATTGATATGAGCCATCGTCATGCTGACCAAACTGAAGAAGTATCTAAAAATACCAACTTAGCAAAAGTACCATTTGAACAACGAGTTACTCGCCAAATTGAAGCTTTGAATGTCGTCCGATCAGAAATTGATCGTGCTGTCGGAAAAGTTTATGATGTTGCTGTTCAATTCTCAGGTGAAAATCAACCAAAATACGTCGCTACTTTATCACACGCCAAAAGCCACGCTGAAAATCATTTCCGACAACTTTTGTTCTTGGCCAAGTATGGCAGAAATCCATATCAAATCTGGGTTAGTGCTGATACAAAAGGAACACAATCACCAGCATTAGACTTTGTCAAGGCTCTCCAAGGTGACTCTCATCTTAACACtgaaatcaaaatgaaattcgGAGAGTGTTACCAACGTGGTGCAGAAATCAACGTAAAC GCAAGATTTGAAAAGAGTCAGGAAAGACGCCAAGCTCTTCAAAGTTCACCAATGGCTCAATTATATGCTCGCCAAATGGAACAAAATATGCATCAAACTCCAATTGGTGCCAATTTAACTGTTCAAGCTACTTTGATGGATAGGCTTAACATTCGAGCACAATTCGACCGAGTTGATGATGTAACTAGAAATATGACAGAAAAATTATGGTCTACCATTCAACATTTTGGATACAAATATCTTGAAAGAAATCAAGTGAATGCCACAGGAAGTGGAAGcactcaaaaaataaacattcatgTTGAATTCGAACCAGAAAATTTCGAATCTGCAAATATCACTGTTCAAACACCTAAGTCCGATGTTGTTTTTAGAAACGTACTTATTAAGAACAAAGCAGTACGTTCTTTAGTTGCAATCCGACCTGAATCCAATCCTCTTCGTAATTATTACGCAGCAATGTATCAACGAATTGAATCTGAAA CTGCTGCAGTTTTAGAGGGTTCATCTGTTACAACTTTCAACAACAGGACTTACCAAGTTGCTTTAGGTCACTGCTATCACATATTCTTACAAACTGTAAAACATCTTCAACGTGAAATTCAAGATAACGATTTACGATACACAATTTTAGTCCGTGATTCTGAACAAGAAAAATACAAGGATGTTAAAATCTTATTTGGATATGAAGGATACAGCCGAGAGTTAAAATTACAACCAAATTATGATCATCAAGCACCTTTTTCAGCTGAAAACTCAGCTGTAGTTGTATATTTGGATCAAAACCGAATTGAAGTGCCAGTTAAAGATGGCTACTACGTGAAAGACTCCAACAACAGAGTATATGCGCGTATCTATCTGCAACCAAGTGGATACTTACGAGTTGAATTCTCTCATGATTTAGTCGTGTATTTCGATAGCCTTATTGTAAAAGTTACACTTCACGATCAATATCAAGGTCAAACTCGAGGTCTTGTAGGTAGAAATAATAATGAGCCATGGTTAGATTTCACATGTCCACGAAACACCCTTCTTCAAGATCAACGTCAATTTGCTGCAAGTTGGGCTATTGTTGACGAAACATGCCAAGGTCCTGCTGTAGAACAACAAAAACTTGCTTCAGCTGCTCATTCTGCTGAAAGAAAAACCATGTTTACCAACGTCATTAGTGACAAAGATGCACATAACCACGAAAAGAAGACCGAATGTCATACAAAACACCAAACCAGATACACCATTGAAAACAATGGTAAAACAATCTGTTTCACAACTCGTGCCATTCCAGTATGCCAAAAAGGATGCAGACATTCCAAGAACTCTGAAAAAACAGTAGATGTGCATTGTTTAAAACGCACAAGCACTGTCAACCTTTACAAACAACAAATTGATAAAGGTGCCAGTCCAGACTTCAGTGGTAAACCAGTcacaaaatcaatcaaaattaagATTCCAATCACCTGTGCCtag